GCTGATGTTAAGAAAAGCTCCCTACCAAATAGAGCTATCACAGATTTGGGAGGGTTGCCTCAAGGAGTAATTAAAGCCATTGAAGCCATCAAGCAGAGGCTAGATGGCTGTTTGTCAGGTACACtggaatttgtatttcttttgcaaGGACAAATTGTAACAGAATTACACAATATCAGAATGAGCAGGACTTTCAGAGATCACTTAGTGGACCTGTGCATAGAAAACCATTCTTATTATTGCATACACAATAGGCTTTTGATTAGTGATCTCTTGCAGTGGTTACCTCCACTGTTCTGTTAGGTAGCTCATTCCACTGATGGACAGTTTGAAATATTGGAAAGTTTTCTCTTGCATCAAGCtgaaatttgcctctttgtagcATTCACTTCCTTTTTCCTGGAGAAGATGTTCTCATGTTCTAAGTATTCCACCTAGGGAACTAACATTGTTGTGCCTTTCcttaaatatcaaagaaattttcCCAAAATCCCCACTTTTGTCTTCTTGAAGGTGTGGGGACAATGTTCGAGGCCATAATGTACAAGTGAAAGGAGCACTTAAGTGACTTAGAGTGCAAGTATCATAGTGTTTAAAAAGGGTTAAGCATTGGGTTGAGAGAATTACAGGCTGGGGAGGTTTCCAGTCAGAAACATTCCTCTTATCAGGTCCCTCAGAACCATTGAAGTAGAATGGAGAACTtactttacaaagaaaaacatatcCCATAGATGCACAGATGGTATCTTTGAAGTCAAGTTTTGTAGTTTCAATGCTAATTGTCCCCAAGGATAACTATAATTACATTACATTCTATCAACTAGAATGTCAATTCTCAGGAAGTTATGAAGATGCTTCATAAAAGGTGCTGTAGAAGCATTATGAGTGAGTTTGCCAGGATAATCTTGGAATGGATACCCTACAATTATTTCTCATGATGGTCCATAGTCATGGGTACATCTAGCCCCTGACCCACCTGCTAATATAGGTTTCCAAGGTGAAATTGTGGCAAGCTTGAGAGGAGTTATACTCACTTGCACCAATAGTATTGGTGGTATGTCAGTATCCCAACATCAGGGATGTAAACACGGCCAGTAAGGACCATGATGACATCTACTGTCCCCATGATATTAGTGTTGGGATATGTAGGTCTAAGATCTTTCCCAGCAAGAAAACAGGGGATAGTCAGGTCAGAGTAGTTACTCTGGGGGGTAGCTAGTACAAATGGGGTGGCATCAGAGTGGAGATGGAGACATTTAGGAATAGAACCTTTGCAAAAAATACATTAGGTCATGTCTGTGGGCCACCTTGGGGGTGTTGATGGCACATCCAACAATCCTAAATGCCCCATTACCTACAGAGTTCCCTAGTCTGACTAGGAAGTTATCTCCCCATCAGCAGGAGCTCACAAAGTAACACCAAGAAATCTGGATAGAGAGTATTAGGAGTAAAGTTCTCAtggtgagaaaggaaggaaggacattatagtgagagaaagaaggacacaGACAATTTCACTCTTCTTTCTCCACAGTGTTTTCAGGGGCTCTACAGAAAAGTAGCTTCAAATCAATGAGGATTCTAAGAAGCCTTAATGGGAGATTCTTTACTCAATCCCCTTGGGTCTCTAAGCACAGTTTAGTAAGGACTCCTTAAGGGTGTGAttgattttctccaccttcccagAAGCTGAAGACCAGGCAGAGTGGAAGTGTAAGTGATTGTAAGTGCCTCGGACACATTTTGGGTCACCTGAGAAGTGAAGGCTGGGCCATTGTCCCTCTGAAAGGAGCTAGGCAGGCTAAAGGGAGgtatgctactgattattttaaggaaaagtccatttattcctatactctcaagtgtctTAATAGGAatggaacatccattccttttataaaacactaaagtgtataggaataaatggacttttcctcaaaatgatccttttatttaaaatgcatttaaaaaaaattcatttaaaatgcatttgatgcatttatttaaatgcatcaaaatgatgcatttatttaaaaccatccacaagcatcatatgtaatgggaacaaactagaaccattcccactaagatcaagagtaaaataaggttgcccactatcactattactattcaatattgttttagaaattttgctttggcaataagagaagaaaaagagattaaagaaattaagagtaggaaatgaggaaaccaaattatcacactttgcagatgatatgatgtcattcttagagaactctagagaatcaactaaaaaaactactagaaacaattcacaactttagcaaagttgcaagatacaaaataaatccacataactcatcagcatttttacatattaccaacaaagtccagcagaaagagatacaaagagaaattttactcaaaataactgttgatagtataaaatatttgggaatctatctgccaaggcaaagtcatgAACATATGAACATAACTActaaacactttccacaaaaataaagtcatatctaagtaaattggaaaaatatcaagtactcatgggtatgcccagcaaaaataataaaaaataacaatactactttaattaatctacttatttagtaacataccaatcaaactcccaagaaattattttacagatctagaaaaaaataataacaaaagtttatctggaagaacaaaaggttaagaatctcaagggaattgatgaaaaaaatgccgATGAAGGTGGCCTACTTGTGTCAGACTTAAAACcacattataaagcagaggtcataaAAAccattagctaagaaatagaatagtcaatcattggaataggttagattcacagaacaaaatagtcaatgactacagcaatctagtgtttaacaaacccaaagactctagcttttaataaaagaactcactatttgacaaaaactgctgggaaaattggaaattagtatggcagaaactaggcattgacccacacattatatcaagataaggtggaaatgcattcatgatttagacaaagtgatataagcaaattagaagaacataggatagtttacctctcagatctgtggagaaggaaggaatttgtgaccaaagaagaactataatttataattgaacaccaaatagttaattttgattatagtaagttaaaaaggttttctacaaacaaaattaatgcaaagaagattagaagggaagcaacatcaatcttatatgataatcaattctaatgaatgtaattctttccaacagtgagatgattgatgccagttccaatgatgttgtgataaagagagacatcagcatccagagagaggattgtaggaactgaatgtgaatcacaaaataacattctcactgtttttgttgttgttcacttgcattttgttttcttactcatttactttctttttttttatctgatttttcttgtatagcaagagaattgtataaatatgtttatacatattggatttaacatattttaacatgcttaacatatattgaattgcttgccttctaaaggagggggtggggaaggaggagaaaatctgaaacacactatgcaagggtcaatattgtcaaattatccatgcatatgttttgaaaataaaaagattaaaaaaaagattagaagggaagcaataaattgggaaaatagttttacatttAAAGAGTTCTCATTAATGAGAACTTAAttaggcctcatttctaaaatatatagaaaattgactcaaatttataagaattcaagccattctccaataaattgtgaaaggatatgaacagacaattttcagatgaagaaattaaaaccatttctagtcatatgtaaAGGTGTacttaatcactattgatcagagaaatgcaaattaaggcaacccTGGGATACTACTACTCACCTCTCacataggctaagatgacaggaaaagataatgacaaaatattggaggggatgtgggaaaactgggacactaatacatagtttgtggaattgtgaatggatcccagccattctggagagcaatttggaactatgcccaaagggctataaaactgtgcatatcctttgatccagcagtgtttctactcggcctatattccaaagagatcttaaaggaggaaaaggtgcctacatgtgcaaaaatgtttgtgacagtcctttttgtagtggcaagaaaccagatactgaatggatgcccatcagttggagaatgactgaataagttatgatatatgaatgttatagaatattattgttccataggaaatgattagcaggatgattttagagagtcctggagagacttaaacacGAACcaatgataagtgaaatgagcagtaccaggagatcattgtacacagcaacaacaatattatatgatgatcaattctgatggacatgattcttttcaacaatgagatgattgaggtcagttccaatgatcttgtgatgaagagagccctctagacccaaagagaggactgtgggaactgagtgtggatcacaatttaacattcttaactctttttgttgctgttcacttgcattttgttttcttactcattttctttttgatctaaattttcttatgcagcaaagtaattgtataagtatgtttatatatatgcatatatatatatatatatatattggatttaacatatattttaatatgcaaccattctggagagcaatgtggaactatgcacATAGGCTATCACACTGAGCATGTCCTTTGAtatagcagtatttctactgggcttgtatcccaaagaggggaaaaggatctatgtatgcaaaaatgtttgggggagccctttttttagtggcaaaaaactgaaaactgaatggatgcttatccgttggagaatggctgaataaataagttatggaatattattgttctataagaaataatcaacaagatggtttcagagaagcctggagatacttacatgaactgatgctaaggatgtagaaccaggagaattgtacccagcaacaagaagattatatgatcaattctgacagatgggACTCTTTTCAACAGGGAAATGATTTGGGCCACTTGTCataaagagagtcatctgtaccctgagagaggactgtgggaactgagtgtggatcacaacatattactttcatgtttttttgtttgttgtttgcttgcattttgattttttctcatttttttcctttttgatctgatttttcttgtgcagcatgataattgtggaaatatatatggaagaactgcacatgtttaacatttattgaataacttgccatctagggaagggggtgcaggaaagggagaaaaataatttggaacacaaggttttgcaagagtaaatattgaaaactatccatgcatatatttttaaaataaaaagcattaataaaaaagaaaaagaaaataacaatctaaaaaaaagaagattatgaaaataaagacaaCAAACTGGAAatggagatccagaatcttaaggaagaaagtGACTcaataaaaagtagaattggacaaggggaagccaGCAAAGTTATGAGAGTCCAAGATGTAATCAAAcacaatataaagaataaaaaagttgaagaggatgtgaaacatcttattttttaaaaatgatctggagaacagatcaggaagagaaaatatgagaataatcaGATAgagcaatgatttaaaaaaaaaagaatctttctttttaatgtattatttatttaaaacttaaatacataatagaaaaaagaacaaaataggaaaagaaaaaattgtcatgGGCACAGCAGAACTCAAGAGACAATTCaaaatatgacaataaatttccatttctacaaaagcatatataataaatattacacattgtattcagaaatgcccatctttttttatttccttatacaTTTTGATTACTTCACtgttgtgcactttttacttttcttttgttccctttttttACCCTGCCAAAAGCTagctacatatatatgcatatacacttacatatatgtatatatctataatcatacacatatatagatataaattcaTATACATCCATCAAAGGTTGCACTATGCttgtttttcctctatttctctgaatgtggataacatCATCCTTCCTGAGCCCAagtctttacatatttttctaaatccaccaactcatcatttcctataccatagCAAAATTCCAAACTTATACTTTctaaatagttttgttttaaatagtctaaaacaatattaattaattaattaattaatggttagcatatagtgtagtttccctatatttttcttttgattgaatctattttaattttaacttggTCTGAGATGAATTATTATTCCCCCtactttttttcttgataaattctgttcctgatctttattattatatttatgtgtatctCTTGATTTTTATACCTGCTGACTCTTCTACTTCTCCCTGCTACCTTGTCTTGCTATTTCTTAACCTATGTCCCACTCAATTTTCTCTACCCCCAATCCTTTCACTCTCTTTTTATCTCATTCTCATTCATCTATACACCTTATCCAATTCCCATCAAGCAATACTCCCTTCCAGACCCCTTTATCCTATTTCCTCTTATTcttattgcttaataaatttagaagacttttatattcatatatatacatatatatatatacacttatctatataatttattatttctcctttaatcCATTCCCAATATAAGTAGGATTTCAGAAATACAGCCCTCCCATACAGCCTAATTTCTCTGGGTCATTTCTTGCTCTTGTACTTAATTTGTATAATCtaattactttttttactttctcgtacagttttgttttttagaaccacatcatattcaactctgccccaatctttcttttgaattagcCCACTTATTAACAACAACATTAGATAtgtggtttacatttccatgtagaAAAAGTAAGTAGATTGTccttattgagttccttgaaattattctttgatgtttAGCTGATAGTTCCCTCAGCTattatatatcaaattttctacAAAGAGAACAATTTTAAACTCtactcaaaggactataaaactgtgcatacccactGGCTGAACAATATGACTACTACTAGGTACCCCAAAGAGctcaaagaaaaaggagaaggatgtatatgttgaaatatatttgtagcaattctttttgtggtggcaaagaattggaaatcaaaaagatgttcataaattggagaatggctgaacaagttatggtgtaTGGTTGTGATGGAGTAGTATCGTGCCTTGAGAAGTGATGaggggatagtttcagagaaatatggTAAGACCTATATGATCTGATGAAAACTCAAGTGATAAGAACTGGGAGATTTTTGTACAAAATATAAGCAACTTAATAATAATGACCAACTGTGGAAAAGATGGCTACTATGATCAGTTCAATGATCAAGGAGAGTTCTAAATGACACATGATGAAAACATGCTATGCAcctgaaaagaaaactgaaaaagtctgagtgcaaattgtagtatacttttctcactttactttgtttgatttttttgtctttttaaaatctgtCTAATGTGGACATCTTTTTGCAGGATTTAAAATATCAGAtagcttgctttctcaatgactAGATAGATAAGggtaaaaatgagagagagagaactcaaaatttaaaaagaaaagaatgttaaaaatagtaaacttaaaaaaatacatttttaaaaatgacaaataaataagaatttgatTTCTGGAGTAGACATCTGTCTTTTACCTGTGACTGATGGCCCATCTCAACCTTAAGGGAATATTTCTGTGTGAGTAGAGAGCAGCAACCTGTTTGgttttagaatttaaattttttcatgatgtttcttttttgaaaatatacataaacattaCTTAAGGCATATTTTTacaaaactttgaattccaaacttttctttctccatgtcccctcttctttaaaaagtaagcaatttgatataggttatagatgtacaataatgtaaaacacatttccacattactcatgctgtaaaagaagaaagagaacataataaaaaaacccacaaaataaaatgagcagcaTACTTCTATTGGTATTCATAGTTCATAAGTTCTTTGAATGTCaacagcattttttatcatgagatctttggaattgtcttggatcattgtattgctaaaaatGGTTAAatcaatcacagttgatcatcacataatattgttgttattgtataacaTTGTGGTtgtgttcatttcacttttcatcatttcatgtaaatctttccagctttttcaGAAAtcagctcataatttcttatagcacactaGTATTTCATCATATAATGCCccaatttgttcatttattcccCAATTCAGGGGCATGttatcaatttccaatttttaccACCTAAAAAGAgtggatataaatatttttgtaagtttaagtcttttatcttttttatgatgTTTGTAATATAAACCTAGCggtggtattgctggattaaagcaTATACACAGTTGGATTGCCCTTcagatatagttccaaattgctctccagaatagttggatcagttcacatctcTCACAATAccttagtgtctcaattttcacATATCCTCTCCaatctttataattttccttttatgtcatattaaccaatttaataggtatgaggttggaattatcttaatttgcattactctaatTAAAggtgatttagaatatttcttcatatgactatacatgggtctgatttctttatctgaaaactgcctgttcttattctttgatcatttatccatttgTGAATGACtagtattcttatagatttgactcaATATTCTTTGCAATACAATAAATCAAACATATACTTGGTGAACTTAGGACCGGAAAAGGCATTTTATTACACAATGAATCAAAGATATTCTTGGTAAATTTAGGACAGGAATGAATCAAAGACATATTTGAGGTAAATACATTGGTATGATAATTTCTGCTCTGTAGTGATAAATATCACAACTGTTTATAATTCTGTTGATGTTGCAGAACACCATAAATGGGCTATTTGTAATTCTGTATTGATAGGCATCTTGGATTGATAGTTAAGGCAGATACAGGAATGTCAAAATGTGGATATCATATTGACTCTGAAAAGCAAAGGATGCTAGCAACTACAGACTAGAAAGTATAAAACACTGACACTCaggttaataaaaaaaagtctgcATAGCATATCTTCCACTTGGTTCTCAGTTatccattcacatttttagtCTTTCAGTGGACCTGGACTCCAACATCATAGAGCAGCAGATTGCAAGGGATCAATCAGGACAGGCTCTGGGGAGCATCTATTGCCTCATATCAACAATACTCTGAAAGTATCATGCTTATGGAAAAACTAGAACAGTCCCAGGAAAAGCCATGAAATCTGAGATTTCTCAGGATATATTCCAAGATCTGTGCAGAATCTTGATTCTGACAAGGATACTGGGGGAATATTTgctgggaaggaaaaaggaagaaaagagaacaacCCAAAGGAGTGATGACTACTTGGGCAAATTCACTAAAAAgcagtgtaatgccagagaaactgagcaagatagagattagagagtatttaataatttattaatgggagagacatactgggaccaaatagatccatggtttggtcccagggctgaatgagactatcgtatccaagaatccagcaaacaatgagaaACCTCAGTGACATATATAAACATGGCTAAGACTCAGGGAAGACTGAGGTGGGGACAAAGTCAGGATGCTGAGAGCGGGAACTGGACTCtgacaatctggttctgacaggttatGGGGGTAGGAACTCCCAGAAATGgagagaggcatcttgataagatggtatagCTTGGGATAGGGAGAGGctttctgatattctaaaacataagatcttctatccttatcaaatattctgataaagagggaggggaagttttgcaggactgagaagtagggaaactgagtcaagaataggtcaggataattatggaaactgagaactATGGCATAACAGCAGGGGTGAGAAAGGGATAGGGATATGAGGAATATGTTTCTCAGACATCAGGTCTAGGGCCTAGCCACTTTATGCAATGTAGATGTAGAATGTAGAGCATAAATTCTGAGATTAGCAGCCTCCTTGATGACAGAGAAGAGAAAtgcattctttctctctttgagaAACTTCCTCAAGGAAGGACCATGACTATCATGAAGTTTTGAGGGTTGTAGGTGCTAATTCTAGCTttagacagagagaaggaagcagagagtgagccagaagaagaaaagaacaaggagagaaggagagaaagcaaaaggatggaagaagagaataaagatggagaaaaatatctTGCTCTTTGTCACAGTCCAAACATCTTTGTTAGATGCCTCTAGATCAGGTTCCAAGACTTCTGGCTTACATTCTTCCTTGGGCCATCCCTTTCCCCTGGCTTCATCTTTGTTAGCTTCCCCCTTGGAACTATTCCCTCATTTCCTCTCAAACTGAGCATCAATAACTGTGAGGGATAAGCCCTGCATGACCTTTAACTGTTTCTCCAGGGCAGTCAGGCCATTTTCTGTATGCCAGCAAGTTTAAGGGATTGgttgaaataactggaacttatCTTTGTGAAGGTAAGCTGAATACAGGTTAGAAGTATCCTTAGATTTCGAATGACTTTGGTATTCTCaatttgaaaatgactgaaaataatcccaaaagaataatgataaaacatactatctacctccagagaaaaaactcaTACTGTTGAATACAGAGTGAAGCATGTCATTTATcactttattgaatttttttcttttatttgagtcatcttatacaaaatgactaatatggaaatgtcttacataattgcacatgtataaactatttcTGATTGCTTATAATTGTGGGGGGGTTGATAAGAAAAAGGGACAAAgctttaaaataagaatgaaaataaaagatttctggTTGTGGAGCCATATTGGCAGAGTAATGTCAGGAAGCTGCTCCAGtattcccagtttccctcaaaaatccCATGAAACCAGACCTTTCaatagagtctgatggaatgaaaccactctccaaatcaagatagactggaaaaacttcaagaaatgcCAGTCTCATTTGGATGAAAAGAGTGTTCAGGCCATCTCAGATAGACCGTGGGAAAGCCAGTAAGAGGGTCTTATAGCAAATCACAATGAAGACattcagtcctggctcagtaaaTCAGTGGGACAGCTTCCAgtaccagctcagaaggcaaactctggaaaaccaggctgtttcctgaaaagaacaggcaaagATTCCTCCTGAAAAGACAAgtggcccctgtgctcaaagccaagattCAGAGCTGCACAAGAAGCTTAGGACAACTCCCCCtataccccaggagcagagctcaactttaaaggagtaaagggaagaaaagccaaaaaagtatCCTTAATATAGGCATCAAAATGATGATGTTCTCAATACTGGTGAAATTCATTGAAAAGAGAACTATcattaaaaaagagtaaaaatattgaattgtaaatttaaaaaaacatattatcaAGAATatgatgaagataaaaatgaggcTCCAAGAACACCAGTTCCTCCAATCCTCCTTGGGAATAATTCCTGCAGAACAAAGGATCGATATTTCTTAGAAATTGGTCCAAGGTAgactatattattttccttcccaATTCTCTCCTCTATAGAGATGAGAACcacttctctcttcccccatccccagtCATAGTCCAGAACTGGCTCTCTCAACTACTTCTACATTACCTGACACACTGAATTATTCACAACCTATTCCATCCTCAGGAACCTTTCCCCTGCCCATCCCCAAATTCCTCAAGAGATCTCTGGGATACATGTTTCTGTGGAAAGCTAGAGAGAGTCACAGTCACAGCTgtctttgaaagagaaaaatgaataccTGGGGTCAGGACTATCCAGAGATTGTAGTAAGAACAGAATGAGCACAGGGAATTGACATTCAGTAAGTTTTTCATGAGGATTTCTCTTTAATATTGTCTTGTTAAAATACCTCTATCCATCCAGGCCCTCAGGTCACCATTACCTGGGCAACTGTGCTTTGTCCACAAATAACAAATACAAAGGCCCACTTCCATTGAATAAGTCACCGACAGGATCCCATACAGGTGCCACAGAAAAGTATGTGTCTGAAGACGTTCTGCAAGAGGATAAAAAGGGTCAAGGGCATAACCACTCAAATGCTCCCTTATCCTCTGAACTGTCAGCTTTGACTAAAAGACTCAGGAACTCCCAAAAACTGGGAGTAGGAGCCTTTTCTGACTAAATCTGTCTC
This sequence is a window from Sminthopsis crassicaudata isolate SCR6 chromosome 1, ASM4859323v1, whole genome shotgun sequence. Protein-coding genes within it:
- the LOC141539206 gene encoding uncharacterized protein LOC141539206 isoform X1, giving the protein MDLLVGNTMRNIIGLWTISYLFSVASFFTYRKRLQTQTFLWHLIGILSVSNAMEVGLCIYYLWTKHSCPGEEEIKPMDPQVVNMMRDIIGLWATSCLFSISTIFINRKRLQTHTFLWHLYGILSVTYSMEVGLCICYLWTKHSCPGIIPKEDWRNWCSWSLIFIFIIFLIICFFKFTIQYFYSFLMIVLFSMNFTSIENIIILMPILRILFWLFFPLLL